The proteins below come from a single Zea mays cultivar B73 chromosome 8, Zm-B73-REFERENCE-NAM-5.0, whole genome shotgun sequence genomic window:
- the LOC100284073 gene encoding probable uridine nucleosidase 2 isoform X1 translates to MAAVEGTTKKKVIIDTDPGIDDAMAIFVALRSPELEVLGLTTTFGNVHTALATRNALHLLEAVGRTDIPVAEGSHVTIKKATKLRIASFVHGSDGLGNQDFPPPATKPIDQSAAAFLVEQANLYPGQVTIVALGPLTNLALAVELDPSFPKKIGQIIILGGAYSVNGNVNPAAEANIFGDPDAADIVFTCGADILAVGLNVTHQVVLTDADREKLEQCDSKYARYLCKIMGIYFDYHKDAYFIKGVYLHDPTTVIAAVNPSLLTYTEGVVRVQTVGITKGLTVFDNTKKRLGNSLRPSENQVAETVAVYFEIMYGEITAWSGMPTVKVAVTVDAPAVVELMMQRLMTDD, encoded by the exons ATGGCGGCGGTCGAGGGGACGACGAAGAAGAAGGTAATCATCGACACCGACCCCGGAATTG ACGACGCGATGGCCATCTTCGTGGCACTGCGGTCGCCGGAGCTGGAGGTGCTGGGCCTCACCACTACCTTCGGCAACGTCCACACCGCCCTCGCCACGCGCAATGCGCTCCACCTG TTGGAGGCTGTTGGAAGGACTGACATCCCCGTCGCAGAGGGATCCCATGTAACAATCAAG AAAGCCACCAAGCTGAGGATCGCAAGCTTTGTCCACGGTTCTGACGGCCTGGGAAACCAGGATTTCCCTCCACCGGCTACCAAGCCTATAGATCAGTCGGCTGCTGCCTTCCTAGTTGAGCAAGCAAATCTGTACCCTGGACAAGTTACCATTGTCGCCCTCGGTCCACTAACCAACCTTGCTCTG GCAGTGGAGCTTGACCCTTCGTTCCCGAAGAAGATAGGGCAGATTATTATTCTTGGAGGTGCATATTCAGTTAATGGAAATGTGAACCCTGCAGCCGAGGCAAAT ATCTTTGGGGATCCTGATGCGGCAGATATTGTGTTCACCTGCGGTGCTGATATTTTGGCCGTGGGACTAAATGTAACCCACCAAGTAGTTCTAACCG ATGCTGACAGGGAGAAGCTTGAACAGTGTGATAGCAAATATGCCCGCTACTTATGCAAGATAATGGGCATTTATTTTGATTACCACAAGGATGCCTACTTCATTAAAG GAGTGTATCTTCATGATCCAACAACGGTTATTGCTGCTGTGAATCCATCGCTGCTGACTTACACAGAAGGTGTTGTGAGGGTACAGACGGTTGGAATCACAAAGGGCCTTACTGTTTTTGATAACACCAAGAAAAGGTTAGGCAACTCTCTTCGTCCCTCAGAAAACCAAGTCGCTGAAACAGTAGCAGTGTATTTTGAAATAAT GTACGGAGAGATCACAGCCTGGAGTGGCATGCCCACCGTGAAGGTTGCTGTCACCGTCGATGCCCCTGCCGTGGTAGAGCTGATGATGCAGAGGTTGATGACTGATGACTAG
- the LOC100279760 gene encoding Sugar transporter ERD6-like 5 produces MDLEDQEAQKPLLVTAPGRIGDGSHLAESDAASSSSSIAVVVASTAVAVAGSFEFGISVGYSSPSQSGIMRDLSLSLAEYSVFGSILTIGAMLGAVVSGTVADRVGRRSAMAISDLLCIFGYLLITFSQNFWWLDIGRFSIGCGIGLLSYVVPVYISEITPKNLRGGFATVNQFMICCGASLAYVLGTFITWRTLAIIGVAPCLLQLVGLLVTPESPRWLARFGHPGAFEAALQKLRGKGTDISDEATGIKDFTEKLQQLPKSKMLDLFQKDYIRAVTVGVGLMVLQQFGGVNAICFYASEIFVSAGFSSGNTGMLAMVAVQIPMTGLGVILMDKAGRRPLLMVSAAGTCLGCLLVGLSFLAKEHHWGKDLNLVLALAGILIFGGSFSLGMGGIPWVIMSEIFPINMKGAAGSLVTLVSWLGSWIVSYAFNFLLVWNSYGTFFIFASICGLTVVFVEQLVPETKGRTLEEIQASMNSSLASPSDI; encoded by the exons ATGGACCTAGAGGACCAAGAAGCGCAGAAGCCTCTCCTGGTCACCGCGCCCGGGAGAATCGGTGATGGCAGTCACTTAGCTGAGTCCGACGCTGCCTCGTCCTCCTCTTCGATTGCggtggtggtcgccagcaccgcagtCGCCGTCGCCGGATCCTTCGAGTTCGGCATCTCG GTGGGCTACTCGTCGCCTTCTCAGTCTGGCATCATGCGTGATCTCAGCCTCTCCTTAGCCGAG TACTCTGTCTTTGGCTCCATACTAACCATTGGAGCAATGCTAGGAGCTGTTGTCAGTGGTACCGTGGCAGACCGAGTTGGTCGAAGATCT GCAATGGCGATATCAGATCTTCTCTGCATTTTCGGATATCTCTTGATAACCTTTTCCCAG AATTTCTGGTGGCTTGACATTGGAAGGTTCTCAATTGGATGTGGAATTGGCCTTCTTTCATATGTG GTTCCAGTCTATATATCAGAGATAACACCAAAGAATCTTAGAGGAGGTTTTGCAACTGTAAACCAG TTTATGATATGTTGTGGGGCATCACTTGCTTATGTTCTGGGAACTTTTATCACCTGGCGGACTTTGGCAATCATTG GAGTGGCACCATGTTTGCTGCAACTGGTTGGCCTTCTTGTTACTCCTGAGTCCCCAAGATGGCTG GCTAGGTTTGGCCACCCAGGTGCATTTGAGGCAGCATTGCAGAAGCTAAGGGGAAAGGGAACTGATATCTCTGACGAAGCAACAGGAATCAAA GATTTTACAGAAAAGCTTCAGCAATTACCAAAGTCGAAGATGTTGGACCTTTTTCAGAAGGATTATATCCGTGCTGTTACA GTTGGAGTAGGGTTAATGGTCCTTCAACAGTTTGGGGGAGTGAATGCCATTTGCTTTTATGCAAGTGAAATATTTGTTTCAGCTG GTTTCTCATCAGGAAATACAGGAATGCTGGCTATGGTTGCTGTTCAG ATTCCGATGACAGGACTAGGAGTAATTCTAATGGACAAAGCTGGACGGAGGCCACTTTTGATG GTATCTGCAGCTGGAACATGCCTGGGTTGCCTACTAGTTGGATTGTCATTCTTAGCTAAG GAACATCACTGGGGAAAGGACCTGAACTTAGTGCTGGCTTTGGCAGGCATTCTG ATTTTCGGTGGATCATTTTCACTGGGTATGGGAGGAATACCCTGGGTTATAATGTCAGAG ATCTTTCCCATAAACATGAAAGGAGCAGCAGGAAGCCTTGTAACACTCGTCAGCTGGCTTGGCTCGTGGATAGTCTCGTACGCCTTCAACTTCCTCCTGGTGTGGAACTCCTACG GCACATTCTTCATCTTTGCAAGCATATGTGGGCTCACAGTTGTGTTTGTGGAGCAGCTAGTGCCAGAAACCAAAGGAAGAACCCTAGAGGAGATCCAAGCCTCCATGAACTCATCCTTGGCGTCCCCCTCTGATATATGA
- the LOC100284073 gene encoding Probable uridine nucleosidase 2 produces MAAVEGTTKKKVIIDTDPGIDDAMAIFVALRSPELEVLGLTTTFGNVHTALATRNALHLLEAVGRTDIPVAEGSHVTIKKATKLRIASFVHGSDGLGNQDFPPPATKPIDQSAAAFLVEQANLYPGQVTIVALGPLTNLALAVELDPSFPKKIGQIIILGGAYSVNGNVNPAAEANIFGDPDAADIVFTCGADILAVGLNVTHQVVLTDADREKLEQCDSKYARYLCKIMGIYFDYHKDAYFIKGVYLHDPTTVIAAVNPSLLTYTEGVVRVQTVGITKGLTVFDNTKKRYGEITAWSGMPTVKVAVTVDAPAVVELMMQRLMTDD; encoded by the exons ATGGCGGCGGTCGAGGGGACGACGAAGAAGAAGGTAATCATCGACACCGACCCCGGAATTG ACGACGCGATGGCCATCTTCGTGGCACTGCGGTCGCCGGAGCTGGAGGTGCTGGGCCTCACCACTACCTTCGGCAACGTCCACACCGCCCTCGCCACGCGCAATGCGCTCCACCTG TTGGAGGCTGTTGGAAGGACTGACATCCCCGTCGCAGAGGGATCCCATGTAACAATCAAG AAAGCCACCAAGCTGAGGATCGCAAGCTTTGTCCACGGTTCTGACGGCCTGGGAAACCAGGATTTCCCTCCACCGGCTACCAAGCCTATAGATCAGTCGGCTGCTGCCTTCCTAGTTGAGCAAGCAAATCTGTACCCTGGACAAGTTACCATTGTCGCCCTCGGTCCACTAACCAACCTTGCTCTG GCAGTGGAGCTTGACCCTTCGTTCCCGAAGAAGATAGGGCAGATTATTATTCTTGGAGGTGCATATTCAGTTAATGGAAATGTGAACCCTGCAGCCGAGGCAAAT ATCTTTGGGGATCCTGATGCGGCAGATATTGTGTTCACCTGCGGTGCTGATATTTTGGCCGTGGGACTAAATGTAACCCACCAAGTAGTTCTAACCG ATGCTGACAGGGAGAAGCTTGAACAGTGTGATAGCAAATATGCCCGCTACTTATGCAAGATAATGGGCATTTATTTTGATTACCACAAGGATGCCTACTTCATTAAAG GAGTGTATCTTCATGATCCAACAACGGTTATTGCTGCTGTGAATCCATCGCTGCTGACTTACACAGAAGGTGTTGTGAGGGTACAGACGGTTGGAATCACAAAGGGCCTTACTGTTTTTGATAACACCAAGAAAAG GTACGGAGAGATCACAGCCTGGAGTGGCATGCCCACCGTGAAGGTTGCTGTCACCGTCGATGCCCCTGCCGTGGTAGAGCTGATGATGCAGAGGTTGATGACTGATGACTAG
- the LOC100279760 gene encoding sugar transporter ERD6-like 5 isoform X1, producing MRDLSLSLAEYSVFGSILTIGAMLGAVVSGTVADRVGRRSAMAISDLLCIFGYLLITFSQNFWWLDIGRFSIGCGIGLLSYVVPVYISEITPKNLRGGFATVNQFMICCGASLAYVLGTFITWRTLAIIGVAPCLLQLVGLLVTPESPRWLARFGHPGAFEAALQKLRGKGTDISDEATGIKDFTEKLQQLPKSKMLDLFQKDYIRAVTVGVGLMVLQQFGGVNAICFYASEIFVSAGFSSGNTGMLAMVAVQIPMTGLGVILMDKAGRRPLLMVSAAGTCLGCLLVGLSFLAKEHHWGKDLNLVLALAGILIFGGSFSLGMGGIPWVIMSEIFPINMKGAAGSLVTLVSWLGSWIVSYAFNFLLVWNSYGTFFIFASICGLTVVFVEQLVPETKGRTLEEIQASMNSSLASPSDI from the exons ATGCGTGATCTCAGCCTCTCCTTAGCCGAG TACTCTGTCTTTGGCTCCATACTAACCATTGGAGCAATGCTAGGAGCTGTTGTCAGTGGTACCGTGGCAGACCGAGTTGGTCGAAGATCT GCAATGGCGATATCAGATCTTCTCTGCATTTTCGGATATCTCTTGATAACCTTTTCCCAG AATTTCTGGTGGCTTGACATTGGAAGGTTCTCAATTGGATGTGGAATTGGCCTTCTTTCATATGTG GTTCCAGTCTATATATCAGAGATAACACCAAAGAATCTTAGAGGAGGTTTTGCAACTGTAAACCAG TTTATGATATGTTGTGGGGCATCACTTGCTTATGTTCTGGGAACTTTTATCACCTGGCGGACTTTGGCAATCATTG GAGTGGCACCATGTTTGCTGCAACTGGTTGGCCTTCTTGTTACTCCTGAGTCCCCAAGATGGCTG GCTAGGTTTGGCCACCCAGGTGCATTTGAGGCAGCATTGCAGAAGCTAAGGGGAAAGGGAACTGATATCTCTGACGAAGCAACAGGAATCAAA GATTTTACAGAAAAGCTTCAGCAATTACCAAAGTCGAAGATGTTGGACCTTTTTCAGAAGGATTATATCCGTGCTGTTACA GTTGGAGTAGGGTTAATGGTCCTTCAACAGTTTGGGGGAGTGAATGCCATTTGCTTTTATGCAAGTGAAATATTTGTTTCAGCTG GTTTCTCATCAGGAAATACAGGAATGCTGGCTATGGTTGCTGTTCAG ATTCCGATGACAGGACTAGGAGTAATTCTAATGGACAAAGCTGGACGGAGGCCACTTTTGATG GTATCTGCAGCTGGAACATGCCTGGGTTGCCTACTAGTTGGATTGTCATTCTTAGCTAAG GAACATCACTGGGGAAAGGACCTGAACTTAGTGCTGGCTTTGGCAGGCATTCTG ATTTTCGGTGGATCATTTTCACTGGGTATGGGAGGAATACCCTGGGTTATAATGTCAGAG ATCTTTCCCATAAACATGAAAGGAGCAGCAGGAAGCCTTGTAACACTCGTCAGCTGGCTTGGCTCGTGGATAGTCTCGTACGCCTTCAACTTCCTCCTGGTGTGGAACTCCTACG GCACATTCTTCATCTTTGCAAGCATATGTGGGCTCACAGTTGTGTTTGTGGAGCAGCTAGTGCCAGAAACCAAAGGAAGAACCCTAGAGGAGATCCAAGCCTCCATGAACTCATCCTTGGCGTCCCCCTCTGATATATGA